CGTGAAAACGGCGAAGAGTTGATTGTAGAAGTTCAGCAGCACCTTGGAGAAGATAAAGTAAGAGCTGTGGCAATGGACACGACTGACGGACTTGTTCGTGGTATGATCTGTTATGACACCGGCAAACCGATCATGGTGCCTGTCGGACCAAACACTCTTGGAAGATTGATTAATGTAATCGGTCAGCCAATTGATGGTAAAGGTCCACTTGAAACTGATACATATTATCCAATCCACAGACCTGCTCCTGAATTCAAGACTCTCTCCACCAGTACTGAAATGCTCGAGACCGGAATCAAGGTTATCGATTTGCTTGAACCCTATTCAAAAGGCGGTAAGACCGGTTTATTCGGTGGTGCCGGGGTTGGAAAAACCGTTGTAATCCTTGAACTTATTAACAATATTGCCACGCACCACGGCGGTTACTCGGTATTTGCCGGTGTGGGTGAAAGAACAAGAGAAGGTAACGATCTTTATCTCGAGATGAGTGAATCAGGCGTTATCAACAAAACCGGGCTTGTATTCGGTCAGATGAACGAACCACCCGGAGCCCGTCTTCGCGTTGGTCTTACAGGTCTTGCTCTTGCAGAGTATTTCCGTGATGAAGAAGGAAAAGATGTACTCCTGTTCATCGATAACATTTTCCGGTTTACACAGGCTGGATCGGAAGTATCGGCACTTCTCGGCAGAATGCCTTCGGCGGTTGGATATCAGCCTTCACTTGCGACCGAGATGGGTGCTCTTCAGGAAAGAATTACTTCTACAGATAAAGGGTCAATTACATCAGTTCAGGCAATCTATGTGCCTGCAGATGACTTGACTGATCCTGCCCCAGCAGCAGCATTTTCTCACCTTGATGCGACCACTGTATTAAGTCGTCAGATTTCCGAATTGGGTATTTATCCTGCAGTTGATCCTCTTGACTCAACTTCCAGAATTCTCACTCCTGAAATCATCGGTGATGAACATTATGCAACGGCAAAGAGAGTGAAGGAAGTTTTACAGCAGTACAAGGATCTTCAGGATATCATCAACATTCTTGGTATGGATGAATTGTCTGACGAGGACAAGATTGTTGTAAGAAGAGCCCGCCGTATTCAGAGATTCCTTAGCCAGCCGTTCCATGTCGCTGAACAGTTTACCGGTATAAAAGGTAAATATGTTGAATTGAAGGATACCATCGCCGGATTTAAGGCAATTCTTGAAGGTGAATGTGATGATCTTCCTGAGCAGGCATTTATGTATGTTGGTAAGATCGAAGAAGCATTTGAAAAAGCTAAAGAGTTGAGCCAGTAATGAAAGAGTTCTATCTGGAGGTCTTGACGCCGTCGAAGAAGGCTTACGAAGGGGATGTCCTTTCGGTAACGCTTCCCGGTTCGGCAGGTGAATTTCAGATTCTTTTCAATCATGCCCCAATTATAAGTACTTTGGAAGTTGGACGGATGAAAATCAGAACTGCAGCCGGTGAAGAAACAGTGTACGCTGTCTCCAACGGAGTTGCAGAAGTCTTAAAAAATAAAGTGCTTATTCTGGTGAGATCAGTAGAGAATGTAGCTGATATCGACATTGAGAGAGCTGAAAAAGCTGCGGAAAGAGCGAGAAAACGATTAGGTGATAAAGCCGATCCTGATATCGATTTTACCCGTGCAGAAGCCGCTTTGGAGCGGGCTCTCAACAGGCTTAAACTGAAGGCAACACTATAAAATTAAAAATCCCGGCACAAACCGGGATTTTTTTTTTAATTCAGGTATCCGTCATTTTGCATGATTTGTCGCATGCTCTCTTTTTCATCCAGCTCAATCGCAAGTTTCTTAAGGTGTTCAATCAGAAAGTAGATTCTTTCCCCCTCATTTTGCAGCGTTATCAATGATTGTTGTTGTTCGAGAGTCAGACCGGCTTTTTCTGCAATTTTGAAAGATTTAAATTTGCATTCATTCAGATTAAGGAAAAAGTTGTCTCCCGGATCATATTTGGCTTTCTCAAGCACAATATTGAATGCGGCTATCATTTCTTCTTCCAACTCGCTATAAGTGCCCGTAATCATATCTTCATACTTGTCAACTTCTGCTTCGAAATATCCGATAATATTTTCACGCATTGTTTTTAGTATGAACCGTTCTTCACCGCGAATCACTATGTCGAAACTGCCGTCAGGATAATTTTTTGTGATCGATTCAACTTTGACCTTTGTGCCAATTCTGCCAAGGGTTTTGTTCTCATATACAATTATACCAAAGGGTTCACCCAGCTTAATTGCATACTTAACCATGTTTTTATACCTCTCTTCAAAGATGTGAAGAGGATATTTTGAACCCGGGTAGACCACGAGAGAAAGGGGAAAAATCGGTAGCATTATATTCAGGATTTAAGTGAGTCCCGGCTTTGACACCGGGACTGAAATTTTATTATTTTGCCTCGGAGAATCGTTTTGCAACTTCATCCCAATTCACAACATTCCACCAGTTGCCGACATATTCATTTCTTCTGTTTTGATATTTCAGATAATAAGCATGTTCCCAAACATCAAGACCGAGAATTGGTGTACCTTTTACATCTGCTACATCCATTAGCGGGTTGTCCTGATTTGGAGTGGACGAGATCACTAGTTTACCACCGGCCACGACCAGCCATGCCCAGCCTGATCCAAATCGTGTCATTGCGGCATTGTTAAATTTCTCTTTCATTTCATCTACTGAATTGAAAGTGGAATTTATTGCCTCAAGAAGAGCACCTGAAGGGGTTCCGCCACCCTGTTTCATAATGTTCCAGAACAAGGTATGATTGAAATGTCCACCACCATTATTTCTAACGGCAACCGGATATTTGGATATCGAGCTCATCAAGGCTTCAAGGCTTTTACCTTCCATCTCGGTTCCTTCAACGGCTTTGTTTAAATTTGTAACATAAGCCTGATGATGTTTTGTATGATGTATTTCCATGGTCATTTTGTCGATGACGGGTTCAAGAGCATCATACGAATATGGAAGTTTTGGTAATTCAAATTTTGACATTGTGTTTTTACTCCTCGTATCTGAGTTTAAATGATTAATCTTTTCAATTGTGCTTGATATTGGTTTTACCGTTGCTGCAGCCGAAAGGACTCCGAGTGCAGAAAGAAAATTTCTTCTTTTCATTTACACACCAAATGACTGGCCACAGCCACAGGTCTTGGAGGCATTTGGATTGTCAAAAGTAAAGCCTTTGCCGTTAAGTCCGTCGGAAAAGTCGAGTTCTGTCCCCATCAAATAAAACAAACTTTTTGGGTCAACAAATAACCTCACACCTTTCTGCTCAATTACAGTGTCCACTTCTTTTGGACCATTATCGAAATTCATTGTGTAAGACATTCCGGAACAACCGCCGCCTTTCACTCCAACTCTTAAGCCACTTCCTTCCGGAATTGAATTTTCCTGCATAATCTTAAGAATTTGTGCAGCAGCTTTGTCAGAAATAGTTATTTCACTTGATGTAAGGGTATCATTCATGTTTCGACCTCTTGTTTATTTGGATTCTCCGGCTGTCTCAGCGGGTACCGGGATAACTGTTGAAAATTCGGGATAATTTAACATCCAGGTAAGGGGACTCATATAAACGAGTATTCCGTTTCCTTCAAGGTGTTTAATAAAATCCTTTGTAGTCTGAATTAAAAGCTTGTTTGACAATTCGATGTTTCTCGAATTCAGGTAATATTTAATCGAATATTCGAGATCCCTGTAAAATACATTTGATTTGTGAAAAACAGGAAACCTGAATTTGAAAAAATTAAGAAATTTTTCCTGTTCACTTGTCAGAAGGTTAAAAGCATTATTCATTTTTTTCTCTTTGATTTTATGTAGTTACTTATTGCGACTGCTGCCACTTGAATCTCGTCCAATGTGTTCATAAAACTGAAGCCGAATCTTGCAGTGGAGGCTATTTCCTCGTCATTTAATCCGATGGCTCTAAGAACATGGCTTCGCGATCCGTTGTCGGAAGAGCAGGCAGCACCAGTGGAAAACATGATATGACTTAAATCATTCAACATATCACCGGCACTAATTCCCGGAAATTGCAGGCTTAAATTGTTAAACAGTCTGTCTTTACTGCCGTTAACCAGGAAATTGACATCGAGAGTACCCAAAAAGCTGCAAAAACTGTTTCGAAGTTCAGTTAATTCACTTTCTTCCCGTTTCTTTTTGCTATCCATCAGGGACAATGCTTTACTTAATCCAACAGTCAAAGGGGTGTTTAAAGTTCCTGGTGAAAGTCCGTTTTCCTGACCGCCGCCGAAGAGCAGGGGATTGATTTTGATCCTCTTCGAGCTTCTGTTTATTGCAAGGTAGCCAATGCCCTTCGGTCCGTGAATTTTATGTGCCCCGCCCGAAAGCAGGTCAACATTTAATTGCTTCATGTTTAATTCATATCTGCCGGCGTACTGGGTAACATCGGAATGGAAGATTACATCATGGTTTTTGCAGATACCACCAATTACAGCTAAATCCTGTAATGTGCCTATCTCATTATTCGCTGCCATTATCGAGACGAGAAGTGTATCCTTCCTGATTGCTTTCGCTAATTGATCCGGATCAACCTTACCGGTATGGTCAACATCAAGAATTGTAATATCGAACCCAATTGACTGAAGGTGCGAGAAGGTGCCCATAACAGCAGGATGTTCAGTAGCCTGAGTGATAAGATGCTTTTTAGCAGGATAATTACCGTACGCCTGTCCTGCAATTGCAAGGTTTATGGAAGCAGTTGCAGATGATGTAAAATAGAGATCACCGTCGGGGATATTGAAGAGTGATTTGATATTAAGTCTTGCTGCTTCAATGGCTGCTGAGGCTTTTATTCCGTAGTGGTGGGACGAAGAAGGGTTACCATACACTTCTGAGAAGTAAGGCAACATCTCTCTTAGTACTGTCGGATCGACCGGTGTTGTTGCGTTGTTATCGAGGTAGATAAACTTTTGTATTTTCATCTACCTCGAAAATATCTAAAATCCGGCTATTTTCAAAGTCGCTCGAGCCAAATCAACGACAGGGGAGAAATAAATACCCAGAATGAGTATTGGCAGTCCAAGCGCCAGAAGTACTGCCTTGTTTCCCAGAGAGAGGACAGGAAGTATGTCAGAATTTGGGGATTTCTCAAAATACATTGTTTTGAGGACTCTAAAATAATAGAATACCGCGATTACTGTGTTAAATATGGCAGCGAAGGCAACGAGATACAGTTTAGCCTCCATCAACGCTGTGAAGACATAAAACTTAGCCCAGAAACCTGCAGTAGGTGGAAGTCCGGCAAGTGAGACCATGAAAATTACCAGCATCACTGATAGAAATGGCAGTTTGTAACCCAATCCCTTGTAATCTCTGATATCTTCAGAATTGATCCTGCTTTTTATCAACAAGACGATCAAAAAAGCACCAAAGTTCATAAGAGAGTAAATTGTGAGGTAAGAACCTATTGCAATCATTCCGGTTTCGTTGTGAGCTGCCAAAGCTGCTACAATAAAGCCAATGTGCCCGATGCTGGAATATGCAAGGAGTCTTTTAATGTTGTTCTGAAAAACGGCTGTCAGATTACCGACGGTCATTGTAATTATTGAGAGGAAGACCAGTATTGAATTAATACTAAATCCCATTCCTGCCAACTCTGTGTTTTCCAGTTCGGGAGCGAACGACGCAACCACATATCTGACAAAAACTGCCACACCCGCGATTTTGGAAGAAACGGAGAGAAATGCAGTTATTGAAACAGGTGAACCCTCGAAAACATCAGGAGCCCAGAAATGGAAAGGAACCATGGAAATCTTATATCCAAAACCGCCGATTATGAATATACTCGACAAAATGGTCAGAACTCCATTAGGCATTGCATTTCCGATGCCCTTCAGTGCATCGAAGGAGGTTGAACCAACACCAAGATAAAGTAATGAGATACCGAATAGCATTACACCAGAGGCAACAGATCCAAAAAGGAGATACTTAAGCGAAGCTTCACTGCTTCTGTTATCTCTTTTCAGGAAGCCGGCAGCAACATAAGAGGGAAGTGACAATACTTCCAAAGCTACATAGACTGCGATCAAATCACTTGCCGAGGCAAGGAGAAGCATGCCCAGTACCATTGAATAGAAAAGGATATAAAATTCGCCTCTGCGGCTCTTATATTCGTTTATCTCGTTGTCATGCCTGAAAAAGTAGAGAATTACAAATGAGGAGGCAAGTATCAAAAATTTGAAGATAAATGCGAATCCGTCATTCACAAAAATCGCATTCGGGTCCAAAATCTTTTCGGTACCAAAAAGGCTGCCGGAGAAGAAAATGGTAACGAGGAGTGCCAGGAGCAGTCCTGTCATCGCAACCAAAGGGATTTTTGCAGAAACTTTTTCATTGCTAATGTCCATAAAAACTATCGCCATCAGGAAAAAGATGATGATATATTCAGGGATCAGAGTAGCTAAAAAATCTAATTGATTAGTCATGTCTTAGGTCCCGTTTACTTTCCTAAAGCAACAAGAAGATTGCTGATCGTTTTATTCATGATATCAAGCATCGGAGTAGGATAGATACCAAAGATAATCACGATGATAGCCAGGGGTACGAACATTATATATTCTCTGATCGTGAGATCTTTAAGGCTTTTGTACTCTTCCTTTACTTTGCCAAGGAAAATTTTCTGAAGTGCTCTCAGCATATAAACTGCACCCATTACAATACCGATTGCGGAGACAATTGTCAGAACTCTGATTGATTCGTTGCTGAAAGCACCGATAAAGATCATTAATTCAGAAACGAAGGAGCTAAGTCCCGGCAAACCAAATGCTGCGAAGAAAGCAAGGGTCACGATTCCGGTGTACATCGGTACAACAGATGCAAGACCGCCGAAATCATCGAGACCCCTCTTACCTGTGCGTTCATAGATTACACCCACAATAAGGAATAACATTGCTGTTACGGTACCGTGGTTGAACATCTGAAGAACTCCACCGGCGAGACCAAACTCGTTGAAAGCGGCAATTCCAAGAACCACAAAACCCATGTGAGAAACAGAGGAGTAGGCGATTAACTTCTTGAAATCCTTTTGTCCCAGGGCGCAGAAAGCACCATAAACAATGTTAATCATTCCGAGGAAAGCAATCCAGTATGCCCACTGATGAACCTGCTCGGGGAAAATCGGGTAAATTATTCTTAAGATCGCATAACCACCCATTTTCAGGAGAACACCAGCAAGAATTACTGATATTGGAGTTGGTGCCTCAACATGCGCATCAGGGAGCCATGTATGGAACGGGAAAAGAGGGATTTTAATAGCAAACCCGATAAACAAACCGAGAAATGCGAGGAAGCGGAAATTGTTCGGATTCAGCAGCGACATGATGCCGTCTTTTGAAAAATTCGTACTGTCCATCATGACAAGCATGTTGAAAGTATGAATTGTCTTTCCATCAACCGTTTCCTGTACACTCAGATAAAGTCCGATTATTGCAAGCAATATCAGCACTGATCCGGCAAGAGTGTAAATAAAGAACTTAATGGCAGCATATTCTCTTCTTGGACCTCCCCAGATACCAATCAGGAAGTACATCGGTAGAAGTACGAGTTCCCAGAACACATAGAACAAGAAGAAATCGAGAGCTACGAAAACACCAAGAGTACCGGTGTTGAGGATAAGAAGAAGAATGAAATAACCTTTGCTCGAATTCGGTTTGTGAGTCGAATCTTCAATATTCCATGAAGATATAACCGCAACAAAAGCGATAATTGAGCTCAGTATCACCATCGGCAAACTGAGTCCATCGATTGCAAGGAAATAATCAATCTTAAAGGTATCGAATACGGGGAGACCTGTCATGTAAATCCAGGTAAACTTCTCGATAAACTGATATCCTTTTATATCATTAATCCCTGAGAGGTCAAAGTTAAAGTTCATCCACAACAAAACTGTCAGGATCAGTTGAACGATAACCACACCCAGGGCGGTATATCTAATGGCGTTTTTCTTTTCAGCCGGCACAAAGATTAAAGCGAGTGCCGCAATAAGGGGTAGAAAGGTCAGTACTGAAAGATACGGAAATTGTGACATCTTATATTCTTCCGGTTTCTTTAATTAGAAAAAATATACATTACAAAAATTACTATGAACACCATAACGAGAGTCAGATAGGTCTGTACCTTCCCGGTCTGGAATTTTCTTATTATCATGCTTGCTATGCCATTAATCCAGGCAACGAGGTTAACGAGCCCGTCAACGACATAACGATCGAAAGCTGCACCAAATCTGCCGAGCATCATTGTTATTTTTGCACCAAGATTTACTGCACCATCGATAACATATCTGTCAATCAAAGTCATTAGAGTAGCTGTCAGATAAGTTACTCTTATTATTGTTGCATCATAAAGCGCATCGATGTACCATGCTTTTTGTGAGAAAAGGTACATTTTACCAAGAAATCCTTCTGGGACTTTTGGCAACATTTTTTTATTCATATACATGTACCACGCAGTACCAATTCCAAAGGTGATAATCAACCCGGAAATGACGGTAACTATTATTTCCGATCCATGCAAAGTGTGCATATATGCTTCCGAGTAGATTGTTCCTTCATCTGCAGAAGTCAGGAATGGATATGTTACACTGGCAGGAAGCAATATTTTTGGCAATCTAAAAAGCAACTCTGTAAGATATGTTCCGTGAAGTGTAATCGGATTGAAGGTGAACAGGAAAAAGAAACAGAGTGCCGCAAGAAGTATAAGTGGCAGTTTTATGAATATATTGAAATCGTGAGCATGCTCATAGGCGTGATGATTTCTTGGTTCACCAAAGAATATTAAAAAGACATATCTAAAGATGTAGAATGAAGTCAGGGTACTTGTGAGTACCGCAAAGATAAAATAGATGTAGTTGCCTGAGAGAGAACCGAGAGTTATTGATGATGTAAGTATCATCTCCTTGCTCAAGAAACCAATCGTTAAAGGAAATCCCACAAGCGACAGTGAATAAATCAAAGTTGTGTAGAAAGTGACCGGCATTTTCTTCCTTAGCCCACCCATATCCATGATATCCTGTGTGTGTGTCGCATGGATTATCGAACCAGAACCGAGAAAGAGACCTGCCTTGAAAAATGCATGGAAGAGCAGATGAATTATAGCTGCCTGGTATGCACCCACACCTACCGCCAGAACCATCAATCCGAGTTGACTGACCGTGGAGTAAGCAAGTATTTTCTTGATATCCAACTGTGTGAGGGCTATCGTGGCGGCCATAAGAGCTGAGAAGCCACCGATGATGCCTATGATAAGGAATGCACTCTCTGTGAACATCGGGAAGAGTCTTACGATCATGTAAACACCGGCAGCAACCATCGTGGCAGCATGGATGAGGGCACTGACCGGAGTCGGACCAGCCATCGCATCAGGAAGCCACACATGGAGAGGGAATTGAGCTGATTTACCAACCGCTCCTGCAAACAGCAGAAGTCCGGTAACTGTCAGCCACATTTCACTTCCCAGTGGATACTGACCTTTTCCGATCATATCGAATATGACAAAAAGGTCAAAAGTACCGTAAGTGATGAATAGCATCAAAATTCCAAGAAAAAACCCAAAATCGCCAACACGGTTGGTAATAAAGGCTTTACTGCATGCATTTGCTGCTTCATCCTTGAATCCCCAAAATCCGATCAACAGATATGAAGACAAACCAACGAGTTCCCAAAAGATGTAGATGAACATGATGCTTCCCGTGCTTAGAAGACCGAGCATCGAGAAGGTGAAAAGTCCAAGATATCCAAAATATCTGTTTTTCAGCGGTTCATCATGCATATACTCCAGAGAGAAGAAATGCACAAGGAAACTGATCAGGGTTACCATGAAAAGAAGAGAAACAGTCATGTTGTCCATTGTGAGGTCAACCATGAACTTGAATCCTTCTCCCGCACCGGAGAGAGAAAACAGAACGAATGAGTATCGTATCGTTTCATCAGGATAATCGTGGATTTTGGTAATAAACAGAAATGCTGCCATGAGAAGTGAAACAAACATTATGCTTACTTCTGCGATGTACGACTTTTTCATGCTCCTGGGACTAAGAACAGCCACCAGGAAGCCCGAAAGAGGCAACAAGACTATCAGTATCTGATAAATAGTGAGAGTATTCATTCTTTAATCTTTTAAAGTATTAATTTCATCAACATTTACATTAGAGTAATTTTTGTAGAGATTCAGAACAATTGCAAGCGCAATGGCTGCCTCTGATGCTGCAAGCACAATGATGAACAGGGAAATTACCTGTCCGTGAGCTGCCATATCGGTGAAGCGGGAGATTGCCACAAAGTTCAGAGATGCTGCATTTAAAATCATTTCAAGCCCCATTAATACCGTAATGGCATTTTTTCTGGTGAGTACACCAAAAATTCCGAGGCAAAAAAGGATCGATGAAAGTATAAGAAAATGATTTAGACCAACCATAACTAATCTTTATTGTTTCGTGCCATACCCGCAGCTGCGATCAGAATGACCAAGAGCAGAACGCCGAGTACACCAAAAATTAAATAATACTTGCCAATTAATAAATTTCCTAAATCCTTTATCGGAGTCGAAACGATGTTTGCGCTTAGCATCTTCGAGGGAAGGGATGTAATGCCCGTAACCAGCAGACCACAAAGCAACCCTGTCGTAACCGAAGCCAGAAGGAGATAAAAGAAATTCTCTCTTATTGGTACCGCCTTAACCTGACCTGTCAACATAATACCGAAGACGACCAGGATAAGAATACCACCAACATAGATCAGTATCTGGACCATTGCCAGAAATTCAGCTCCGAGAATAAAAAACATCGCAGCTACACTGCTCAGAAGAACAAGAAGAGCAAAGGCAGCGTATATCAGGTTTTTATTCAGAACAGTAACTGCTCCCGAGATAACAATAACGGTCGCAAAAATATAGAAGAATAAATCAAATAATTCCATAAACTAACTTGCCGTATTTGGTTGTACAGGTTTGGCTTTGCTTTCAGCAAGTATCCTGAAATTTTCCTTCTTTTCAGCGGATTCTTCAGGTGTTAAAGTCGCAAAGTTGTAAATAAGTGCTGACCGGTCATATTCAGAGAATTCATAGACATCAGTCATGTAAATGCAATCGGTCGGACAGGGGAAAACGCAAAGCTGGCAATAGCAGCACTTCGCGAAATCAATATCGAATTTGGTGACCCAAAGCATTTTCTTCTTACCGTTACTTGTTTTACCGAGGTCTTCCCCGGGTACACACTTGACGGTCTCTATATCAATACAACTGACCGGGCATGCTCTCGCACACTGATCGCAACCGATGCAGTCATCCATGTTAACATATAAGCGGTTTCTTGTCCTTTCGGGAAGAATCGGCTTTACCTCCGGATATTGTATTGTTACAGACTCATAGAACATATTCTTCCAGGTAATTTTCATACCGATAAGAGTAGTCATTACTGCTGATTTTATCTCATTGAGATATATAGTTATTGCGTTCATCATACTAGATATACATTACGATCGTGATGTAAATAAAACATATAAATGCTATTGGTATCAGATATTTCCAGCATACTTTCATAAGCTGATCCATTCTCAAGCGGGGGAGTGACCATCTCATCCAAATCTGTACAGCTACCAGGATCAAGCCTTTGCTTAGGAACCAGAAAACCTGTTCTACAGGTACGAGCCATTCCCAGCCTAAAAGTCTTCCGAGGTATCCAAAGGGAGACTGATAACCACCAAGAAAGAATGAAGTCACCAGTGCTGAAACTGCGAACATGTTCGCATATTCCGATAGGAAGAAAAGTGCAAATTTCATTCCGCTGTATTCGGTATGAAATCCTGCAACAAGTTCCGACTCGGCTTCCGGAAGATCGAACGGTGTTCGGTTTACTTCGGCAAGAGTACTTATAAAAAGAACTATCATCAAAGTAAAAAGGGCGGGGATCAGTAAAATCCTTTTGAACCCGAGATCAGCAAAACCAAAAA
This genomic window from Ignavibacteria bacterium contains:
- the nuoK gene encoding NADH-quinone oxidoreductase subunit NuoK, with amino-acid sequence MVGLNHFLILSSILFCLGIFGVLTRKNAITVLMGLEMILNAASLNFVAISRFTDMAAHGQVISLFIIVLAASEAAIALAIVLNLYKNYSNVNVDEINTLKD
- a CDS encoding NADH-quinone oxidoreductase subunit M, producing MSQFPYLSVLTFLPLIAALALIFVPAEKKNAIRYTALGVVIVQLILTVLLWMNFNFDLSGINDIKGYQFIEKFTWIYMTGLPVFDTFKIDYFLAIDGLSLPMVILSSIIAFVAVISSWNIEDSTHKPNSSKGYFILLLILNTGTLGVFVALDFFLFYVFWELVLLPMYFLIGIWGGPRREYAAIKFFIYTLAGSVLILLAIIGLYLSVQETVDGKTIHTFNMLVMMDSTNFSKDGIMSLLNPNNFRFLAFLGLFIGFAIKIPLFPFHTWLPDAHVEAPTPISVILAGVLLKMGGYAILRIIYPIFPEQVHQWAYWIAFLGMINIVYGAFCALGQKDFKKLIAYSSVSHMGFVVLGIAAFNEFGLAGGVLQMFNHGTVTAMLFLIVGVIYERTGKRGLDDFGGLASVVPMYTGIVTLAFFAAFGLPGLSSFVSELMIFIGAFSNESIRVLTIVSAIGIVMGAVYMLRALQKIFLGKVKEEYKSLKDLTIREYIMFVPLAIIVIIFGIYPTPMLDIMNKTISNLLVALGK
- a CDS encoding cysteine desulfurase translates to MKIQKFIYLDNNATTPVDPTVLREMLPYFSEVYGNPSSSHHYGIKASAAIEAARLNIKSLFNIPDGDLYFTSSATASINLAIAGQAYGNYPAKKHLITQATEHPAVMGTFSHLQSIGFDITILDVDHTGKVDPDQLAKAIRKDTLLVSIMAANNEIGTLQDLAVIGGICKNHDVIFHSDVTQYAGRYELNMKQLNVDLLSGGAHKIHGPKGIGYLAINRSSKRIKINPLLFGGGQENGLSPGTLNTPLTVGLSKALSLMDSKKKREESELTELRNSFCSFLGTLDVNFLVNGSKDRLFNNLSLQFPGISAGDMLNDLSHIMFSTGAACSSDNGSRSHVLRAIGLNDEEIASTARFGFSFMNTLDEIQVAAVAISNYIKSKRKK
- the nuoL gene encoding NADH-quinone oxidoreductase subunit L, which translates into the protein MNTLTIYQILIVLLPLSGFLVAVLSPRSMKKSYIAEVSIMFVSLLMAAFLFITKIHDYPDETIRYSFVLFSLSGAGEGFKFMVDLTMDNMTVSLLFMVTLISFLVHFFSLEYMHDEPLKNRYFGYLGLFTFSMLGLLSTGSIMFIYIFWELVGLSSYLLIGFWGFKDEAANACSKAFITNRVGDFGFFLGILMLFITYGTFDLFVIFDMIGKGQYPLGSEMWLTVTGLLLFAGAVGKSAQFPLHVWLPDAMAGPTPVSALIHAATMVAAGVYMIVRLFPMFTESAFLIIGIIGGFSALMAATIALTQLDIKKILAYSTVSQLGLMVLAVGVGAYQAAIIHLLFHAFFKAGLFLGSGSIIHATHTQDIMDMGGLRKKMPVTFYTTLIYSLSLVGFPLTIGFLSKEMILTSSITLGSLSGNYIYFIFAVLTSTLTSFYIFRYVFLIFFGEPRNHHAYEHAHDFNIFIKLPLILLAALCFFFLFTFNPITLHGTYLTELLFRLPKILLPASVTYPFLTSADEGTIYSEAYMHTLHGSEIIVTVISGLIITFGIGTAWYMYMNKKMLPKVPEGFLGKMYLFSQKAWYIDALYDATIIRVTYLTATLMTLIDRYVIDGAVNLGAKITMMLGRFGAAFDRYVVDGLVNLVAWINGIASMIIRKFQTGKVQTYLTLVMVFIVIFVMYIFSN
- the atpD gene encoding F0F1 ATP synthase subunit beta; protein product: MALQGKIIQVIGPVVDIQFENNHLPGILNAVKIPRENGEELIVEVQQHLGEDKVRAVAMDTTDGLVRGMICYDTGKPIMVPVGPNTLGRLINVIGQPIDGKGPLETDTYYPIHRPAPEFKTLSTSTEMLETGIKVIDLLEPYSKGGKTGLFGGAGVGKTVVILELINNIATHHGGYSVFAGVGERTREGNDLYLEMSESGVINKTGLVFGQMNEPPGARLRVGLTGLALAEYFRDEEGKDVLLFIDNIFRFTQAGSEVSALLGRMPSAVGYQPSLATEMGALQERITSTDKGSITSVQAIYVPADDLTDPAPAAAFSHLDATTVLSRQISELGIYPAVDPLDSTSRILTPEIIGDEHYATAKRVKEVLQQYKDLQDIINILGMDELSDEDKIVVRRARRIQRFLSQPFHVAEQFTGIKGKYVELKDTIAGFKAILEGECDDLPEQAFMYVGKIEEAFEKAKELSQ
- a CDS encoding NADH-quinone oxidoreductase subunit N, giving the protein MTNQLDFLATLIPEYIIIFFLMAIVFMDISNEKVSAKIPLVAMTGLLLALLVTIFFSGSLFGTEKILDPNAIFVNDGFAFIFKFLILASSFVILYFFRHDNEINEYKSRRGEFYILFYSMVLGMLLLASASDLIAVYVALEVLSLPSYVAAGFLKRDNRSSEASLKYLLFGSVASGVMLFGISLLYLGVGSTSFDALKGIGNAMPNGVLTILSSIFIIGGFGYKISMVPFHFWAPDVFEGSPVSITAFLSVSSKIAGVAVFVRYVVASFAPELENTELAGMGFSINSILVFLSIITMTVGNLTAVFQNNIKRLLAYSSIGHIGFIVAALAAHNETGMIAIGSYLTIYSLMNFGAFLIVLLIKSRINSEDIRDYKGLGYKLPFLSVMLVIFMVSLAGLPPTAGFWAKFYVFTALMEAKLYLVAFAAIFNTVIAVFYYFRVLKTMYFEKSPNSDILPVLSLGNKAVLLALGLPILILGIYFSPVVDLARATLKIAGF
- a CDS encoding iron-sulfur cluster assembly accessory protein, with translation MNDTLTSSEITISDKAAAQILKIMQENSIPEGSGLRVGVKGGGCSGMSYTMNFDNGPKEVDTVIEQKGVRLFVDPKSLFYLMGTELDFSDGLNGKGFTFDNPNASKTCGCGQSFGV
- a CDS encoding LON peptidase substrate-binding domain-containing protein, translated to MLPIFPLSLVVYPGSKYPLHIFEERYKNMVKYAIKLGEPFGIIVYENKTLGRIGTKVKVESITKNYPDGSFDIVIRGEERFILKTMRENIIGYFEAEVDKYEDMITGTYSELEEEMIAAFNIVLEKAKYDPGDNFFLNLNECKFKSFKIAEKAGLTLEQQQSLITLQNEGERIYFLIEHLKKLAIELDEKESMRQIMQNDGYLN
- a CDS encoding superoxide dismutase — protein: MSKFELPKLPYSYDALEPVIDKMTMEIHHTKHHQAYVTNLNKAVEGTEMEGKSLEALMSSISKYPVAVRNNGGGHFNHTLFWNIMKQGGGTPSGALLEAINSTFNSVDEMKEKFNNAAMTRFGSGWAWLVVAGGKLVISSTPNQDNPLMDVADVKGTPILGLDVWEHAYYLKYQNRRNEYVGNWWNVVNWDEVAKRFSEAK
- the atpC gene encoding ATP synthase F1 subunit epsilon, with amino-acid sequence MKEFYLEVLTPSKKAYEGDVLSVTLPGSAGEFQILFNHAPIISTLEVGRMKIRTAAGEETVYAVSNGVAEVLKNKVLILVRSVENVADIDIERAEKAAERARKRLGDKADPDIDFTRAEAALERALNRLKLKATL